The Mesoplasma tabanidae sequence TTCTAAGATAACTGGATTCATTTTTTTACATGCTTCTTTCAAAGCAAATGATGCAGCAATTTTATAAGCCATTTCGTTTGAGTCAACATCATGCATTGATCCATCAACGATTGTTGCTTTAACATCGATCATTGGGTATCCAGCAACTACCCCATTTGTAAGTGTGTTTTCTAAACCAACACGAGCTGCGTTAATATATTCTTTAGAAACACGTCCTCCAGTAATTTTGTCAATTCATTCAAACCCTTTATCAACATTTGGTTCAAATTCAATAACAACGTGACCATATGACCCACGTCCTCCTGATTGTTTAACATATTTACCTTCAGCTTTTGCTGGTAATTTGATTGTTTCACGGTATGAAACTTGAGGTGCTCCAACGTTTGTTTCAACTTTGAATTCACGTCTCATACGGTCAACAATAATGTCTAAGTGTAATTCACCCATACCAGCAATAATAGTTTGTCCAGTTTCTTCATCAGTATATGTTCTAAAAGTTGGATCTTCTTCTGCTAATTTTGATAATGCTAATCCCATTTTTTCTTGATCCGCTTTAGTTTTTGGTTCTAAAGCTAATTGGATAACTGGTTCTGGGAATACCATTGATTCTAAAATGATTTCATGTTTCTCATCAACTAAAGTATCACCTGTTGTAGTATTTTTTAATCCAACAGCCGCTGCAATATCTCCAGCATAAACTTCTTCAATTTCGTTACGGTTGTTTGCATGCATTTGTAAAATACGTCCTACACGTTCTTTATCCCCTTTTGTTGAGTTTAATACATAACTTCCTTTTGTAAGAATACCTGAGTAAACTCTAAAGAATGTTAATTTTCCAACGAATGGGTCAGTCATAACTTTGAAAGCTAGAGCTGAAAAGGGTTCATTGTCATCTGCATGTCTTTCTGCTTCTTCACCATTTGGTAAAACCCCTTTAATTGCAGGAACATCTAAAGGTGATGGTAAGTAGTCAACAACTGCATCTAATAATAATTTAACCCCTTTATTTTTAAAAGCTGAACCAGCTAATACTGGGAAGAATTCTGCACCAATAACCCCTTTACGGATTGCTTGTTTTAACTCAGCGATAGTGATTTCTTCACCATCTAAGAATTTCATCATTAATTCTTCATCATATTCAACAGCAGCTTCAACTAATTCGCTTCTTAAAATTTCTGCTTGGTCTTTTAAATCTGCGGGAATTTCAATTTCTTTAGCAATTTCTTCAGCTTTTCCATCAAATTCATAAGCTTTCATTTCAACTAAATCGATTAATCCTGTGAAGTTATCTTCAGCACCGATTGGTAATTGAATTGGAGCAGCTTTAGCTCCTAAACGGTCCCCGATTGATTTAACTGAGTAGATAAAATCTGCTCCAGTTTTATCCATTTTGTTAACAAAAACAATACGAGGAACTCTATAAGTAGTTGCTTGTCTTCAAACAGTTTCTGTTTGAGGTTCAACTCCTGATTGCCCATCAAGAACTGCAACAGCTCCATCAAGAACACGTAATGAACGTTCTACTTCAACAGTGAAGTCAACGTGACCCGGAGTATCAATTATGTTAAAACGGTTATTTTTTCAGAATGCAGTAGTTGCAGCTGAAGTAATTGTAATACCACGTTCTTGCTCTTGTGCCATTCAATCCATTTGTGAAGCTCCTTCATGAGTTTCACCAATTTTATGAATTTTACCTGTGTGGAATAAAATACGTTCTGTTGTAGTAGTCTTTCCAGCGTCAATGTGAGCCATAATTCCAAGGTTACGAGTATTTTCTAAACTAAATTCTCTTGGCATAATTTTGCCTCCTATCTAAATAAAATAATTGTTGATCTTATCAACGGTAATGTGCGAATGCTTTGTTAGCTTCTGCCATTTTATGTGTGTCTTCACGTTTTTTAACTGATCCACCCATGTTGTTTGCAGCGTCAACGATTTCGTTTGCTAATTTAACAGTCATAACTTTCTCGTTTCTTAATCTTGCATAGTTGATTAATCAACGTAAAGCTAAAGTAACTTGTCTTTCATCTGAAACTTCAACTGGCACTTGGTAGTTAGCTCCCCCAATACGACGAACTTTTAATTCTAAGTGTGGTTTAATGTTTTCAATAGCCTTGTTAAATACTTCAATTGGTTCTTCACCAGTTTTTTCTTTGATAATGTCAAATGCATCATAAATAATAGTTTGAGCTGTTCCTCTCTTACCATCTAACATAATTTTGTTGATAGCACGAGTAACTAATTTTGAGTTATAAATTGGATCTGCTAAAACATCTCTTTTTTCTGCTCTATTTTTACGCATAGTTTTGACTCCTTTCTTGATTTATAATTTTGTGATACTTATTTGCGGTTCATCTCACGGTAGTTCTAAATTTAATTAGATTATTTTTTAGGTCTTTTTGCCCCGTATAATGAACGAGATTGTTTACGGTTGTTAACTGCTTGAGTATCTAATGTTCCACGAATAATATGGTAACGTACCCCTGGTAAGTCTTTTACACGCCCCCCACGAATTAAAACAACTGAGTGTTCTTGAAGGTTATGTCCTTCTCCTGGGATATATGCGTTAACTTCCATTCCATTTGTTAATCTAACACGAGCGTATTTACGTAACGCAGAGTTGGGTTTTTTAGGTGTCATTGTAGCAACACGAGTACATACTCCTCTTTTTTGAGGTGCAGAAACTTTAGTTACTTTCTTTTTCAATGAGTTTATCCCTCTATTTAAAGCGGGTGCTTTTGTTTTTCAAGTTTTAGCTTTACGATTTGTTTTAACTAATTGATTGATTGTTGGCATTGTATTTCCTCCTTTCACAATTCCGTGTGTGTTGAACTCACATAAATAAATTATACACTTAATTAAGTAAAAGTTCAAACTTATCTTAATAAGTGCATATTTTTTTATATTATTTTAAACAATTCAATTAATGTAATTATTTTTTGTTTATTAAATGTGAGATGAATTGAAAAATTATTTTTATGTCTATTTAAATTTATATAATTTAATAATTGTGTTAATATTTGAGTTTTTTCATCAATTTGATAATTTGCATTGTTTTCTACCACTTCTTTTACAAATTGGCAAAAAATATCGTTGGATGTCAAAATATATTCTTTATTTTCTTGATAACTAACAATAAATAATTTTTCAAAATTTTCATTTAAAAATGTTTTAAAATTTTCAGTATTTTTATAAAAAGCTGCAAGTGTTTTTTTATAGAAAATGAATTCATTTTCTAGTTTTTCTAATACACTTTGAAAGAAAATCAGGTTATATTTTTTACAAAATCCAACTATTTTTATGACTTCTTCTAACTGAGCAACATTTTCTATTCTAAAATTGTTAACCAAAAAATGTTTAACTTGGTTATCAAATAAAAACGAATCTAACATTTTGAAACTTTGATAGGATTTGTTAATTTGATTGTAAACTATTTTTTCTATATTCATTTTTACTCCTTATAACAGTGGAGCCATTATATTGTAAGTTTTTACAACCGCTCTTTTTCAAATAGACAAATCTTTATTTGGCATGAATTTATACTCGAATGATTTTTCAATGTCTTGAATCATTTTTTTTGCAATATCATTATTTATTTTATTTGATTTAATCAAAGCCATAGTTTGTTGATCACAAAATAAAGCTCTATAATCTAAATTTGAGCTTCCTGTAAATGAAATAGCATCATCAAAAATATATGACTTTTCGTGAATAAAAGTATCATTCATTGAATATATTTTTACACCATTTTCAAACATTTTTTTAGTTCAATGTTTTGAAACTTCAAGTAGTAAAAATTTGTCAGTTCTTCCAGGTAACAATATACGAACATCAAGCCCTGTAGAAGCAGCATTACATAAGGCATTTATAATTTCAGGAGGCGGTATAAAATATGGAGACTTTAATCAAATTCTATTTTGGGCAGAATGAATTAAGTTAAGAAGTAATTCTAGGCAAATTGGCCTCTCATGATTTGGTCCATCTGAAACTATTTGTACAAAATCATTTGTAACAAAACGCTTTCTTATTGCCTTTCCAAATTTAGGCTCTAACTTTTCAATTTTATTTTGCTTTTTACCTGCATAAAAATTTCAATCTTTTTTAAAAATTAACTCAATTTCTTGAACACTTTCTCCAACCAATCGAATGGCTGAATCATTTCAATAACCAAATACACCGCTTTTATTGATGTATTCATCTGACATATTAATTCCGCCTAAATATCCTATTTGACCATCAATTGAAATATCTTTTCTGTGATCTCTATAATTTGCATTTCACTTTAAAAAAGGAAAATGAATAGGAGAATATGCAATTAAGTGCGCACCTTCTTGAACAAGTCTTTTTTTGCTTTTTGTAAATCTTCCGTAGCTCCCCAAAAAGTCATATATTATATATACTCTTATTCCTTGATGCATTTTATAAATTAATAAATCAGTTAATTTATTTAAAAATTCACCTTCTGAAATTATATAGCAATTGATTAAAACGTATTCTTTTGCATTATTAACATCATTTAATAAATTTGCAAAATACTGATTACCCGATTCCAAGTATTGGATTTCCGTATTTGAATAAATGCTTTCTTTTTGTTGCTCAAATGTCATCATGAATGACCTTTTAAATTCTGGAACTTCTTTTTCAATTTCTTTCAAGTTTTCAATGTCATATTGTGTTTTAGATTGTAAGGCACTAGTAGAGTTTTTATTATATAAATAATTTTTATTTTTTTTATATTTATAAACTCTTCCTAATAAATAGTATGAAATAATTCCAAAGAAAGGAATCAAAATAATAAATAGTGCTCATCTAATTCTAGTCTCTATTCTTCTTTTTCTGTTACACAAAACTACAATGGCTCACGTTACAGAAAATAAGTGAGTTATTGAAATGAAAAAAATAAATGGCAAGGGATTTGATATAAAAAAGTTAAGTGATAAGTTAATTGAAATATATAAAGCTCCACCAACACTATACATTACTATTAATGAAGCTGTTGCTACAAATGGTTTTTTCATTATCAAGCACCCTCCTTAAACTTAAACATTTTACTTTTAGTTGTTAACCATTTATTTGTTTTTGAAATTATACTATTGAAATAAAATGGCGAAATTTGTTTTGTTGTTTCTGACAATCAATCATTTAATTTTAACTTAAGTAAAAAGTTATTATATGTATTTATGTTTGCTTCAAAATCAGACTCAAAATATGTAATTACATACATTGAAAGTAAATATCCATATTTATAAAAACTATCAATTTTATTATCAGATATTTTAGAAAATATTATCCCTATTTTAGCGTAATAAAAATGTTTTCTTTTATTAATTATTTCATCAGAAAAGCTAGAAAAACTTTTTATTTCATTGAACGCTTCTTTTTCATAATTAATTTTTAAAATATCATTATTTTCAATTGCTGGTAATAATGTTTCAATTATTTTTGTTATTTTTATTTTTTCAATTTTTATTTCTTTTGTTTCAGCTGAATCTAAGTTTGTATAAAGTAGCCTTGAATAAAGAACAATATGAATTATCTCATTAGTATAGTTTTTTCTGTTTTTGCCTTCAAAAGCTATTAAGTTTAAAAACAACTTAAGTATTATATTTTCTTGAGCAAAAATAACTAATCTCTTAGCTTCTTTTTTTGATATTCCATGTTCCATTAATCAAGAATTAATTTCGTTTTTTCTTGATTTAATGAAATGTTTTTGTCCTTTTATACTTTTTGAAACTTTAAACATTTATAAATTCCTTTTGCTTCATTTTAATTTAATTATATGCTTTTAAAATAAAAAAACACAAATAGCCATTTTACCATTGTGTTTATATTTTTATTTTTGTCTTGAAAGAAGTGGAAACATAAATTTCTTATCTTTCAATCCAGTTGTTACTTCTCTTAAATATAAACATGAATGCACGTCCATACCTGTTTTAATAAATGTTTCAGTTTTTGTTATATGAATGCCATCTTTAATATCTGGCATAAATCCAAAGTCAACTCTTTTAATTCCACTTGGAACAACAATATTTAACAATTCTTTTAAATCAATGTTGTGACATGAGAATGAACCAATAAAATCAAATATACCATCTTTAATTCTAAAACACACTACTGCTTCTAATGACGGAATGTATCATAAATCATCTTCAAAGTATTTTTGAATATTATGAAACTTAACTAAACTATCTCCTTTTGTGTCTAATATACTTGATTGTTTGCTTGAATGTAAAATTGTTTCTTTAACTAATTCAAAATCATGAGCAATTGATAGATCAAGTTTAATTATTTTTGATGACTCTGATTTTTCTTTATTATTTCATGGAAGGAAAAATAAATATTCTTGTCTTCTTTCAAAACCAGATTTTTTTAAAATTTCTTCATCCTTAATACCACAATATGAAATTAAAATGTCTACTAAGTTTGAATATTTGTAAATTGCTGCCTCAATTAAAATTTCTTCTAAATTTTCATCATGATACGCTTCTTTCACGAAAAAGTTTCCAACTTGAACTGCACTACATTTTTCTCCGCTAATGAAAACATCAAATTTCAAAATACCTAAAGCTGCTATAATTTCATTTTTTTCATTAACTATTGTGATGGGTGAAAAGTTTTCTAATTGCTTATCCTTAAACAATCACTTTTCAAAATTATTATTTGGTGATCTTTTAATTAAGTTGCTTAAATCTTGGTTGAAGTGTTTATTATCTTTGTGGTCAAAAACAATATCATAAGTATCTCTCATGCGAACTTCTCCTCTTTTTATAAATTACTTATTAATTATATACCACTTTAGTGTTAAAAAGAATACTTAAAAATTGTTAAAGTTATTAAAAACCTTTATTTTTGCACGTTTAATTCTTTTATTACAATATCTGCAAGTGGATTAAAGATAAAAACTTTTAAATTTCTAATATCTGAATTATTTTCAATTAATTTTTTTAGCATACGTGCTTCATATTTGTACTTGTCATCATAAGGTGTTTTACTAAATTTAAAAAGGCATAAAAATCAACTGTCATTTGACTTAAGAAGTAAGTCAATTTTTCCATAAAAATCAACATCTGCTTGAACATTAGCTAATAACAAATTTGCTATAGAGTGATTTATTTTATGTTTATAAATAAACTTATTTAAATCATGGACAACTGATTTTGCAATATTAATCGCTGATTTGTGTTCTTCATCAGTTTTTTCGAATTTTAGAGATTCAGATTTTCTTTTAACAACAGAATTAATTATTAATTCTTTTGCAATTTTATTTCTTAAAAATATCTGATCTAATACTTTATTTGACGGATTTTGAATAAACGGAAATTTTATTTGACACAGTTGTTCGATTGAATCAAGAACTAACTTTTTATTTTCATCAATATAATAAGTTAAATTAAAATTACTATTATTATAATCAATATTTTTTATTAATTTTAAAGATAACGTGACTTCATCATATTCAAAATATTCAGATACATCATTTATGAAATGTTTTGATTTTATCGAACTCATTTTTTAGTTATAGAATTAAATATTTTTGATGCTTTAGTATCTAGTACATCTTGATCAAAATAAACTTCAACTTCTTTATTAAAGCTTATTAATTCTTCCTTTATATTTATTGGTTTACTTCCATGAATGTTTACACTAGTTGAAAAAATTGGGCCTGTAACATTAATTATTGATTTAATATCTTCTCTTTCAATCAATCTAACAGCTATAGTTTCTAAGTTATCAATAGTTTTAAATATTACAGTTGTTGATTTTTCAAATAATAAATCACTAAATTCGTTTTTTGCTATATTTAACTCGTCTAATTGCTTTATATTTGAAACCAAAATAATTAAAGGTTTATTTAGCATAGCTCCTTTAATTTTATTAATCTTTACTTCATTTTCTTTATTTCACGCAGCAGATAATCCATATATTGTATCTGTTGGCAAAATGATAACTTCACCTTTACTAATTTGCTTAGTTGCTTTATTAACTTGACTTTTATTTAACATTTTTATTACCTTTTTTTCTTTTAGCTAATATCTGAGAAAATTTAATTTGGGCACCAACTCTTTTTTTAAATAAAGTTGTTTTCATAATGTTAAAACCAATAATTAAAAATGATGATATTAATATTCCAAATAATATAATTGATTCAGCAATAACATTTATTGTATTTTCTCAAGCAGATTGTATGTTACCATCTATTTTATCTAAATAATATGCATCTTTAATTAAGTTGTAATCAGAATCACCCATTATTGATTTAATTGATGAAATAAAATCATGACCTGCGCTGTTATTATTTTCTGTTCCATAGTTTCATGCTTCGACTAAATTACCTACTTGCACTTTTGAAATAATATTTAAACATGTAAGTAACAGTAAGTTTCCATAAATTATAAAGTATTGCGTTATAAATAAATTTTGTGATTTATTTTCTCCACGAATTGATACTGAAACAAAATACATAAAAGTTGCCATAGTTGTTCCTAAACCAATTATTGGCAGAGAACAATATACAAAATAACTATTTTGATATTTTAAAATATCTGTGAATTTTGGGTCTAATAAACTATTTTCAACTCCATATCTTTTTAAAAGTTCAGGTAACACATGAATAGTTCTAGTCAACATAGCTACTTTTGTTGTATCAAAAGAAATCATTATTACATATATAAATTGTGGTAAAAGAATACACCCAGCTGCAAAAATAGTTCAATTTGAAATATTTTTATCAGAATTTTTAAATATTTTTGATAAAAAGGATTTCATTCTGTTTTGGCTTAATTCTTTTTTTCTGTTGCTAATATAATCAATATATTTATTTATATTTAAATTTTCTGCTTCAACAATCATTGCATTTTGAATACTTAAAGAAAGCATAAAAATTGCAATTATTTGAATAAATAAAATTCATCATACAGCATCTTCAGAAGCTCATTTATAAGCGTGTTCTTTATTATTCGTAAATTGTTTTGAAATCTCAGCTATAACTGGTGGTACTTCTCTTAACGAA is a genomic window containing:
- the fusA gene encoding elongation factor G; amino-acid sequence: MPREFSLENTRNLGIMAHIDAGKTTTTERILFHTGKIHKIGETHEGASQMDWMAQEQERGITITSAATTAFWKNNRFNIIDTPGHVDFTVEVERSLRVLDGAVAVLDGQSGVEPQTETVWRQATTYRVPRIVFVNKMDKTGADFIYSVKSIGDRLGAKAAPIQLPIGAEDNFTGLIDLVEMKAYEFDGKAEEIAKEIEIPADLKDQAEILRSELVEAAVEYDEELMMKFLDGEEITIAELKQAIRKGVIGAEFFPVLAGSAFKNKGVKLLLDAVVDYLPSPLDVPAIKGVLPNGEEAERHADDNEPFSALAFKVMTDPFVGKLTFFRVYSGILTKGSYVLNSTKGDKERVGRILQMHANNRNEIEEVYAGDIAAAVGLKNTTTGDTLVDEKHEIILESMVFPEPVIQLALEPKTKADQEKMGLALSKLAEEDPTFRTYTDEETGQTIIAGMGELHLDIIVDRMRREFKVETNVGAPQVSYRETIKLPAKAEGKYVKQSGGRGSYGHVVIEFEPNVDKGFEWIDKITGGRVSKEYINAARVGLENTLTNGVVAGYPMIDVKATIVDGSMHDVDSNEMAYKIAASFALKEACKKMNPVILEPIMNVEVTVPDEYYGDVMGNISSKRGLIEGSEQRGNAQTIKSKVPLTEMFGYATELRSFTQGRGNYTMIFSHYAEAPRSIAEEIIKKSGK
- the rpsG gene encoding 30S ribosomal protein S7, with protein sequence MRKNRAEKRDVLADPIYNSKLVTRAINKIMLDGKRGTAQTIIYDAFDIIKEKTGEEPIEVFNKAIENIKPHLELKVRRIGGANYQVPVEVSDERQVTLALRWLINYARLRNEKVMTVKLANEIVDAANNMGGSVKKREDTHKMAEANKAFAHYRW
- the rpsL gene encoding 30S ribosomal protein S12; protein product: MPTINQLVKTNRKAKTWKTKAPALNRGINSLKKKVTKVSAPQKRGVCTRVATMTPKKPNSALRKYARVRLTNGMEVNAYIPGEGHNLQEHSVVLIRGGRVKDLPGVRYHIIRGTLDTQAVNNRKQSRSLYGAKRPKK
- the cls gene encoding cardiolipin synthase — protein: MKKPFVATASLIVMYSVGGALYISINLSLNFFISNPLPFIFFISITHLFSVTWAIVVLCNRKRRIETRIRWALFIILIPFFGIISYYLLGRVYKYKKNKNYLYNKNSTSALQSKTQYDIENLKEIEKEVPEFKRSFMMTFEQQKESIYSNTEIQYLESGNQYFANLLNDVNNAKEYVLINCYIISEGEFLNKLTDLLIYKMHQGIRVYIIYDFLGSYGRFTKSKKRLVQEGAHLIAYSPIHFPFLKWNANYRDHRKDISIDGQIGYLGGINMSDEYINKSGVFGYWNDSAIRLVGESVQEIELIFKKDWNFYAGKKQNKIEKLEPKFGKAIRKRFVTNDFVQIVSDGPNHERPICLELLLNLIHSAQNRIWLKSPYFIPPPEIINALCNAASTGLDVRILLPGRTDKFLLLEVSKHWTKKMFENGVKIYSMNDTFIHEKSYIFDDAISFTGSSNLDYRALFCDQQTMALIKSNKINNDIAKKMIQDIEKSFEYKFMPNKDLSIWKRAVVKTYNIMAPLL
- a CDS encoding L-threonylcarbamoyladenylate synthase, with product MLNKSQVNKATKQISKGEVIILPTDTIYGLSAAWNKENEVKINKIKGAMLNKPLIILVSNIKQLDELNIAKNEFSDLLFEKSTTVIFKTIDNLETIAVRLIEREDIKSIINVTGPIFSTSVNIHGSKPINIKEELISFNKEVEVYFDQDVLDTKASKIFNSITKKWVR